TTGTCCTTCATCTTTTCCTTGTTTCTTAGGATTGTTTTTTTGGAGATTATTTTGGTATTTTCTTTCAATGGGTTTTTTATCTTTTTGTTTAGATTCAAACACCTTTTTATCATCGGTTCTCTCTTTTACAGGTTTATCTTCTTTATCCTTCTCAAAAGTTTTTTTCTCAAAAGGCTTTTTCTCAAAAGACTTTTTATCTTTTATTTTACCGTCAGTTGGTTTTCTTTTAAAAGATTTAACCTCTTCAGTTTTTTCAATCTTTTTTTCTTTTTTTCGGAAAGCTTGTTTCTTTTCAACTACCTTATTTGTTTTGTTATCCGTTTTTAAAACAGTTTTTTGTTTTACAACACTTTTGGGTTTTTGCTCTGTTTTATCAGACTTTTCAGTCTGTGATTTTGTTCCTTTTATTGCAGCTTGATCCAATATTTCATAAATCAAATCTTGTTTTTTAAATTTCTCAATTCGCTTGATGCCATAGTCTTTGGCAAGTTCACGCAAATCAATTACCTTCATTTTTTGAAGTTCGAGAATGTCGTACATTTAATATGTTTTTTAAATTATTAATTAATATTTTGAGGTTTATCTGTTCAAGAAGAATTACATTTTTAATATCCGGCTAAGATGATAAAACAGAATATTTTGGAGAATGAATTATAGAGAAAATATTGAAAATTAATCGTTTACTGTTGTTTTTAACTTTCGGATTAATTTAATGCAATAATAATCATAAAGTTTGGAATGAAAAAGAATTTATGTTTTTTTATTGTTATAATTTAAAATAAATCTTCGTCAACATAATTTCTGCATTAAAAACAAAAACCCAAACACCTAATAATCTGACACTTATTTGCATTATTCAAGTAAATTATTTATTAATGTTTTTTTTAATAATTTTGGCAACTTTATTACTGTAAGCAAATCGAATGAAAGAAATTATACTTGAAATACGTGATTTTATAAAAAAAGATTTTAATATATTCGCTTACGGTTATACTGTTTTATTTCTTGCAATAGCTTTATATTTAAACTTCACATATAATTTTGAAGACGGTTATATTGACAAAAATTACGGCAAATTAAGGGGATTTTGGGTTTATCCTCTTTATTATATTGCTCCTTATTACCTTACTTTAATTCCTATCCTTTTTATAAAAAAGCAACAGTACAAATTATTGCAATCAGAATTCTGGGTTAAAAGCCTTATATATTTCGGAACATTCGGAGTTATGATTGCTGTTTGGCAACATCGCACTTTATTTGATTTCTCACATTTAGAAGCAGGAGACAGGTTTTTTATATTCAGAGTTTTTGATGAAATTAAACGAATAATTCCTTTTTTGATAATATTTTTTGCCGTAAAATCTTATTATGATAAAAAAGATAATCATTTATTAGGTCTAAGGTATAAAGGTATGAATTACAGACCTTTCTTTTTAATGTTGGCATTAATGATTCCTTTAATTACGCTTGCATCTTTTCAGCCGTCATTTCAGCATACATACCCTCAATATAAATATTGGTTTTATAAAGGGGCTTTCGGTATGTCGCAAGAACAAACAATGGGGGTTTTTGAAATAGCATACGGACTGGATTTTATAAGTGTCGAACTAATGTTCAGAGGAGCTTTGGTTATAGGAATGGCTAAGATATTAGGCAGAGAAGCTGTTTTGCCTATGGCTGCGGCATATGTTATAATTCATTTCGGCAAACCTGCCGGAGAAGCAATAAGTTCATTCTTCGGAGGCTTTATTTTGGGAGTTCATTCCCTTGCAAAGAAAAATATTTTCGGGGGAATAATAATTCATGTCGGAATTGCTTATTTTATGGAAATTGCGGCAGTTTTGCAACATCTTTACAAATAAAAACATCATAAACTATGAGAATAGATATACTTACAGTTCTTCCTCAACTACTGGAAAGTCCTCTTAACCACTCAATTGTAAAAAGAGTTCAAGAAAAAGGGCTTGCAGAAATTTATACCCATAACTTAAGAGATTTTTCAACTGACAAGCATAAAAGAGTTGATGATGCTCCTTTCGGAGGAGAAGCCGGTATGGTAATGATGATTGAACCGGTAGATAATGCTGTTTCTTTTTTAACTTCCGAAAGAACTTATGATGAAATAATATATACTTCGCCGGACGGTGAAAAGTTTAACCAGAAAACAGCAAATTCTTTTTCTCGTTATAAAAACATTTTAATTCTTTGCGGACATTATAAAGGAATTGATCAACGGATAAGAGATAAGTATATTACAAAAGAAATCTCAATAGGAGATTATGTTCTTACAGGCGGTGAACTTGCAGCCGCCGTGATAGTTGACAGTATAGTCAGATTAATCCCGGGTGCTATTTCTGATGAAACTTCTGCTTTATCTGATTCGTTTCAAGATAATTTATTAGCTCCGCCGGTTTACACCAGACCGGCTGAATATAAAGGAATGAAAGTTCCGGATGTGTTGCTTTCCGGTAATTTTAAAGAGATTGACAAATGGAAATTTGAACAATCAATAAGCAGAACAAAAAAATTAAGACCCGATTTGTATGACGAATTATTTGACGAATAGAGTTATCTTTGAAAAATTAATTTGTATATTGCCTTAAATTATTTAAAAATGAAGCTTGAAAAATTATATTATACAATTGGAGAGGTCGCCGAAATGTTTGATGTTAATGTTTCATTAATAAGATATTGGGAAAATCAATTCAGTATTTTAAAACCTAAGAAAAACAAAAAGGGCAATCGTCTTTTTACTCCTGCCGATATTGATAATCTTCATTTAATTTATCATTTGGTTAAAGAAAAAAGACTTACTTTAGAAGGAGCAAAACTTAAGTTAAAGGAGAATAAAGAATCTACTATGCAAAATTTTGAGGCAGTTAAGAAGTTAAAAGAAGTAAAAAAAATGTTGCTTGAAATTAGAGATTCGATATAATTATTTCTGACATTTTTCAATAACAGCAATTCTTTTTTTACCGTCGGTTTGTATTCTCAAATTATCACTAAATCTTACGTGTTTTATAAAATCTGTTTCTTCTACCAATTCTTGTTCGGCAAGTTCTTTCCAATTTATATATCCTTCTGCATCTGTATGTTGTATTGAAAAATAACCTACATTCATTGATGTAACATTATGGAAAAAATGAGAACCCGAGGAAGCTTCTAACGGGAAATCATGCAAACTGGTTTCAACAATTACTTTTGCTTTTGAAATTTGCGTCCAATTAACAGGAATGCCAATCCATTTATCTCTCGTACCCCATCTTCCGGGTCCGATTAAAACATAAGATTTACCTTCACTTATCATTTTTTTATTAAAAACATCTATTTCTTTTGCAATCTGTTCGGTTTTTGATTTATCAAAGGTTTCGGGATTAACATAAATTACATCTCTCACATCTTCGATTACACCGTTACCCATTGCATTTTTTGAAAACAAAACTGCATTTTTAATATCAATTGTTTTAAAGTTAATATTATAATCTTGTGAATTCCCTATTAAAGGTTTTACCTGTAATAAATAAAAAGATGCTTCCCTGTCTTCGTCTAAGTTCAAATCTACTGCATATTCAATTTCAACAGGAGCACCCATTGCTTCCTTTAAAATATTGAGCATGGTTTTAATTGTTTTAGCCAAAGGAATATAGTTATACTTTAAGATATTAGCAAAATTTACAATTCTGGGACCGTATTTATCAAGTCCGGGGTAAACCATATCATTATCAGGGTTATATACCGAAACACAATGTTTAAATCTGTCAAAGTTAAGGCGTTCCGGTTCACTTATATTTAAGCGAATTAATCCTGCAGTTTCGCCGGTTTTGAAATCAATAGTATCCCTTTCAAGGTTTACTGCAAAAAGCTCTGTTTGTGAATTTTTAAATAAATCTTTATTTGAATTATTTTGTAATGTAGGATGATTGGGTGAAAATCGATAAGCCTTTTCTCCTTCAACGACATAAATGCCTAAACCTACGGCTGCAACTGCAGCTCCGTCATGGGGTTTTATTTTCCCGAAAGGATAATAATTATATGATTGAGCCGTACCGCTGATATGAGGATAATATACATTTTCATATTTATTTCCTACAAGTTCTTGCAGAACAATAGCCATTTTCTCTTCTTCGATTTTGTAATTTACGGCATTTATATAATTTTTAGAAGTTTCGGAAAAAACTGATGCAAAAACTAACTTTACCGCAGTACAAACTTGTTTTAATCGATGATTAATATCATTATGATTATTCGGCAAAATATATGTTGAAAAAATTCCTGCAAAAGGTTGCATTAATGAATCCTCAAATAATCCGGAAGATCTTACGGCAATCGGTTTTTTGATTATTGATAATACCTTTAGTAATTTATCTTTTAAATCTGAACTAATTTCTTGGTCAACAAATAAATCCGACAAATCTGAGAAGTTAGTTTCATTTCTTGCTTTATTAAATAAATCATTCTGTGACAAGAAGTTATCATATTCATCCGTTCCTATAATAAATGTTTTCGGCATTTTTAATTTAATACCGGGAACAAACTTATTTATGTTAAACTTATAAATCAAGCTATTCATAAATGCAACTCCCCTGCCCTTTCCTCCGAGAGCTCCTGTTGCTAATTTGCCTATGTTGCTTTCATGCAAAACAGTGTAATCATTTACACTTATTATTTGCCCTCTATTCTGTTCAACCTTATTATCGTAAAAAGATTGTATTAATACTTTTCTTATTCCTTGTATTCCGTCAAAATCAGAAATTTTATAAGGAGCAATTTTTTCTGCCAAAGTAATTTCGCCTCTTGCTCGCAACCATAAAGAGAAATGATTTTTTCCTGCATGATAACCTAAACTTTCATCACTTATTGTATGGAGTTTTCTGTAAAACTCATCCATGTCTTTTGCTCTGTCAACAATTTCACCGTCATTTGCTCTGAAAATAAAATCACCGAAGCCTAAGTTATACTTAATAAAATCTTTAATATCATGAATTAAGCTGTTAGAGTTCTTATCAATAAATCTTGATTGACATTCAGTTTCTGCCGTAATTTTATTTGCTATATCTGACGACTGAATTGCAGTAGGAATTCGAGGAGTTATTTTTTTTATATGCTTTATCAATATAAATCCGGCTTTTTTATTAGTTCTGTTGTTTTTTTTAAATTTTACATCAGAAATAACACTTAAAATATAGTCTTTATAGGTGTCATAAATATTGATTGCATCATCATAATCCGTTGCTAATAAAATCTTTGGTCTCATTCTCATTTTCATAATTTTATACATGTCATCCGTTGCAGTAGAATCGTCAATAATTCTCTGCGTTTGTTCCATCACGCTTTTGTATAAAATCGGTAAATATCGAGAATAGTATTTTTCAGAATCTTCAACCAAAAGAATTATTCTCGATAAACCTATTTTTGTGTCATTTGCAACATTTTTTTTGTCTTCTAAGAGTTTTACTATTGTTAAGAAAATATTTGAATCTCCGTTCCAAACAAAAATATTATTGATATTTTGTAGTTTCTTTGCTTGTTTTTTATAGTGGTTTATATCTGTATTATTGTTTACTAAAAGATATAAAGGTAATTTTGTATATTTGTCTTTTATTTTTTTCGCAATATTTAAAGGTGTACGTCTGTCAATACCGCACATTATTATAACCAAATCAAAGCCGCCTTTTTCCAGTTTAATCAATGCATCATCATAAGAATGGGCTTTAACAATTTCGGGAGCAGATGATAAATTCATTTTATAATAATCACCTCTTACCGTATCATCTAACTTACCTTCTCGTTCAATACTTAAAGCATCATATAAATGAGCAATAAGTAATATTTTCTCAACTTTATAAGGCATAAGTTGATACAATATATCTCTTTCGGAATAATCGGTTTCTATTATTTTATTTATTATCGAAGTAAATTCAGACATAGACAATAGGTTTATCAAAAATATGATATAATGGAATCAGCTAACTGTCTTTTTCAAAAATTTTATATTTCTGAATATTATTTTTCAGTTGATCGGTATTTTTTTTGATTTCTTTTAAATCATCAACCATTTCTTTATTCTCTCGGGTCATTTCACTTTTAATATCATTTGCGGCATCTTTAAATTGTTTTACACCTTTTCCGATTGTTCTTGCAATTTCAGGCAAATTTTTCGAACCGAATAATACAACAACTGCAATAAGAATAAAAATTATTTCACCACCGCTTATAAAAAGATATATTCCAAACATTACATTTTTTTTTTTCAAAGTTATAAAAAAAAGCCTTGAAAAAATAATCAAGGCTTCTTCTTTATATAATTTTATTGAAATTTATTTTTTACTTTTCTTTTTACCTCCCAAATATTCCCTGTTTTTTTGTTTAATAACAGCATCATGAATTGTTTTGTCTTTTACTGTATCAAAAACAACAGGTGTCGCAATAAATAATGAAGAATATGTTCCTACAACAATACCTATTAACAATGCAAATATAAAGCCTTGAATTGCTTCGCCTCCGAATAAGAATATTGCCAACAACACTACAAATGTACTCAATGAAGTGCTGAAAGTACGACTTAATGTACTGTTCAAAGCATCATTATATACAACTTTTCTTTCTCTTGTTTTGCTGAATTGCATAAACTCTCTGATACGGTCAAACACAACAACGGTATCATTTACAGAATATCCGACAACAGTAAGAATTGCTGCAATAAATGCTTGGTTGATTTCCATTGAAAACGGCATCAGATTGTATAATAATGAGAATAAGCCTAAAACTAATAGTACATCATGGGCTAATGCTGCTAATGCACCCAAACCGAATTGCCAATTTCTGAAACGAATAAATATGTATAAGAAGATTGCAATAAGCGAGAAAAATACTGCCCATAATGCACCGACTTTAATATCATCTGCAATTGTAGGTCCGACTTTTCTTGAACTTGTTTTACCCAATACTTCTTCTGCATTAGAATTTATTACGGCAACACCGTCTTCAAAAACATAACCTTCCAAGAATGCGTCCATAGTAACATTTTTAGCAATGAAATTTCCGGCTTTAAGTCCTTCGTATAATTTTTGTTCAACAACATCGTCTGCGTTAACATCAATGTTATCAACCATATATTTGGTAACAATTTTAACTTGATTGCTGCTTCCGTATGTCTTAACTTCGGGAGTTTCTTCAAATACTTTTTGTAAGCTTGCAGCAATTTCAGATGTATTTACTTCCTTATCAAACTGAACAGTATATATTCTGCCGCCCTGAAAATCCACACCAAGATTCAGTCCTTTTGTAAATAATGAAAATAAACCGAGAACTATAATAATACCTGAAATAATATATGCAATTTTTCTTTTTTCAATAAACTTGATTTTTGTGTTTTGGAAAGCATTTTTTGTCATTTTAGTATAAAAAGAAATGCTTTTCCCTTTTGCCATTCTGTTAGCAAAAATTAAACGAGTTATGAAAATTGCTGAAAATAAGGAAGTTAAAATACCTATAATCAAAGTTGTCGCAAAACCTTTAATCGGTCCGTGTCCGAAAATAAATAAGACGATTGCTGTAATTAATGTTGTAATATTCGCATCAATAATTGCAGAATATGCATTTTTATAACCGTCTGACAAAGCAAGTTTTAATCCTTTCCCTAATTTTAATTCCTCTTTAATACGTTCAAAAATCAATACGTTAGCATCAACCGACATACCGATTGTTAAAACAATACCTGCAATACCCGGTAATGTTAATACAGCACGAAGTGATGCTAAAACACCGAATATTAATAATATATTAGTGATTAATGCAATGTCTGCAACAATACCTGCCGTTTTATAAAAGAATACCATGTATATTAAGATTACAAAAAATGCAATAATAAACGACATCATACCATGCGTTACAGCTTTTTGACCGAGTGATGCTCCTACAACTTCTTCTTCAATTATAATTGCAGGTGCTTGTAATTTACCTGATTTTAATATGTTTGCAAGGTCACTTGCTTCATCATGTGTAAAATTGCCGGATATAGATGAGCTACCGCCTTTAATTTCACTATTTACATTCGGAGCGGAATAAACATAACCGTCAAGAACAATTGCTACTTGTTTTCCTACATTATCCTTTGTTATTGCAGCCCATTTTCCGGTAGCTTCAGCGTTCATCGACATAGATACTTCCCATTGTCCTGTATTCGGGTCTGTTTGTGCTCTTGCTTGAACAACAACATCGCCTTCTAAT
The sequence above is drawn from the Bacteroidales bacterium genome and encodes:
- a CDS encoding pyruvate, phosphate dikinase, yielding MSEFTSIINKIIETDYSERDILYQLMPYKVEKILLIAHLYDALSIEREGKLDDTVRGDYYKMNLSSAPEIVKAHSYDDALIKLEKGGFDLVIIMCGIDRRTPLNIAKKIKDKYTKLPLYLLVNNNTDINHYKKQAKKLQNINNIFVWNGDSNIFLTIVKLLEDKKNVANDTKIGLSRIILLVEDSEKYYSRYLPILYKSVMEQTQRIIDDSTATDDMYKIMKMRMRPKILLATDYDDAINIYDTYKDYILSVISDVKFKKNNRTNKKAGFILIKHIKKITPRIPTAIQSSDIANKITAETECQSRFIDKNSNSLIHDIKDFIKYNLGFGDFIFRANDGEIVDRAKDMDEFYRKLHTISDESLGYHAGKNHFSLWLRARGEITLAEKIAPYKISDFDGIQGIRKVLIQSFYDNKVEQNRGQIISVNDYTVLHESNIGKLATGALGGKGRGVAFMNSLIYKFNINKFVPGIKLKMPKTFIIGTDEYDNFLSQNDLFNKARNETNFSDLSDLFVDQEISSDLKDKLLKVLSIIKKPIAVRSSGLFEDSLMQPFAGIFSTYILPNNHNDINHRLKQVCTAVKLVFASVFSETSKNYINAVNYKIEEEKMAIVLQELVGNKYENVYYPHISGTAQSYNYYPFGKIKPHDGAAVAAVGLGIYVVEGEKAYRFSPNHPTLQNNSNKDLFKNSQTELFAVNLERDTIDFKTGETAGLIRLNISEPERLNFDRFKHCVSVYNPDNDMVYPGLDKYGPRIVNFANILKYNYIPLAKTIKTMLNILKEAMGAPVEIEYAVDLNLDEDREASFYLLQVKPLIGNSQDYNINFKTIDIKNAVLFSKNAMGNGVIEDVRDVIYVNPETFDKSKTEQIAKEIDVFNKKMISEGKSYVLIGPGRWGTRDKWIGIPVNWTQISKAKVIVETSLHDFPLEASSGSHFFHNVTSMNVGYFSIQHTDAEGYINWKELAEQELVEETDFIKHVRFSDNLRIQTDGKKRIAVIEKCQK
- the secDF gene encoding protein translocase subunit SecDF, which gives rise to MQNKGVITFLAVILALASIYQLSFTYATYRVKKAAKDYAQGDYDKERIYLDSVANIRAYPFPKYTFKECQEREINMGLDLKGGMNVILEVSVSELIVGLADNSTNQTFREAIKSAKVKQANATSDFITLFYESFKEIDPNLQLNAIFSTYTLKDRINSSTTDDDVLKIIRQEAQDAIDNSLNVLRSRIDKFGVVQPNIQKLEGNSGRILIELPGIKEPKRVRKLLQGTANLQFWETYDFPEVYEYFYKANAKLRELNSIRNIDTTKVDTAATDTVELITDDGGLLLDTTKNDNLLLTDDSTQNPLLDINESNAALKEKEGFEEYQKQNPLFALLIPYVNKNNQPISSATIGYAHLKDTAKVNEVLNLRQIKSIFPKELVLAWEVKPMDFDNAENDNKDNYFRLIALKSKRAGKPSLEGDVVVQARAQTDPNTGQWEVSMSMNAEATGKWAAITKDNVGKQVAIVLDGYVYSAPNVNSEIKGGSSSISGNFTHDEASDLANILKSGKLQAPAIIIEEEVVGASLGQKAVTHGMMSFIIAFFVILIYMVFFYKTAGIVADIALITNILLIFGVLASLRAVLTLPGIAGIVLTIGMSVDANVLIFERIKEELKLGKGLKLALSDGYKNAYSAIIDANITTLITAIVLFIFGHGPIKGFATTLIIGILTSLFSAIFITRLIFANRMAKGKSISFYTKMTKNAFQNTKIKFIEKRKIAYIISGIIIVLGLFSLFTKGLNLGVDFQGGRIYTVQFDKEVNTSEIAASLQKVFEETPEVKTYGSSNQVKIVTKYMVDNIDVNADDVVEQKLYEGLKAGNFIAKNVTMDAFLEGYVFEDGVAVINSNAEEVLGKTSSRKVGPTIADDIKVGALWAVFFSLIAIFLYIFIRFRNWQFGLGALAALAHDVLLVLGLFSLLYNLMPFSMEINQAFIAAILTVVGYSVNDTVVVFDRIREFMQFSKTRERKVVYNDALNSTLSRTFSTSLSTFVVLLAIFLFGGEAIQGFIFALLIGIVVGTYSSLFIATPVVFDTVKDKTIHDAVIKQKNREYLGGKKKSKK
- the trmD gene encoding tRNA (guanosine(37)-N1)-methyltransferase TrmD yields the protein MRIDILTVLPQLLESPLNHSIVKRVQEKGLAEIYTHNLRDFSTDKHKRVDDAPFGGEAGMVMMIEPVDNAVSFLTSERTYDEIIYTSPDGEKFNQKTANSFSRYKNILILCGHYKGIDQRIRDKYITKEISIGDYVLTGGELAAAVIVDSIVRLIPGAISDETSALSDSFQDNLLAPPVYTRPAEYKGMKVPDVLLSGNFKEIDKWKFEQSISRTKKLRPDLYDELFDE
- a CDS encoding twin-arginine translocase TatA/TatE family subunit yields the protein MFGIYLFISGGEIIFILIAVVVLFGSKNLPEIARTIGKGVKQFKDAANDIKSEMTRENKEMVDDLKEIKKNTDQLKNNIQKYKIFEKDS
- a CDS encoding MerR family transcriptional regulator; translation: MKLEKLYYTIGEVAEMFDVNVSLIRYWENQFSILKPKKNKKGNRLFTPADIDNLHLIYHLVKEKRLTLEGAKLKLKENKESTMQNFEAVKKLKEVKKMLLEIRDSI